Proteins encoded by one window of Salicibibacter halophilus:
- the pruA gene encoding L-glutamate gamma-semialdehyde dehydrogenase produces MVVPYTHEPFTNFQDSSNRAEYEAALQLVKNELGKEYPLIIGGERVTTEEKLVSVNPADKNEVVGTVSKANQALAEQAMEKAQEAFKVWSGWDPEARANVLFRAAAIARRRKHEFSAWMAYEIGKTRKEADADSAEAIDFLEYYARQMVELKDGEAINSRWFEHNQYTYQPLGVGLTISPWNLPFAIMAGTTVGPMVAGNTILLKPASLTPVITYKFLEVLEEAGMPAGVVNYIPGSGREIGDYLVEHPKTRFVNFTGSKEVGIGIYEKAAKVQPGQNFLKKTAIEMGGKDTIIVDNEADLDLAAESIVQSAYGFSGQKCSACSRVVAHEDVYEEVLKKVTKMTEELAVGNPVDEATYMGPVCEQSAYEKILDYVEIGKNEARLVTGGSGNNEKGYFIQPTIFADADPNARIMQEEIFGPVVAFTKAKDIQEMIDIANNTDYGLTGSIISNNRAHLEKARREFHVGNLYFNRGCTAAIVGYQPFGGFKLSGTDSKAGGPGYILHFMDPKTVCDQF; encoded by the coding sequence ATGGTTGTCCCGTACACCCATGAACCTTTTACAAATTTTCAAGATAGCAGCAACCGTGCTGAATATGAGGCAGCACTTCAATTGGTGAAAAATGAGCTTGGCAAGGAATATCCGCTTATTATTGGCGGGGAACGAGTGACGACAGAAGAAAAGCTAGTATCGGTAAACCCGGCCGACAAAAATGAAGTCGTCGGCACCGTTTCCAAAGCCAATCAAGCACTTGCGGAACAAGCGATGGAAAAAGCACAAGAGGCATTCAAAGTGTGGAGCGGCTGGGATCCGGAAGCGCGCGCGAACGTGCTATTCCGTGCAGCAGCCATCGCTCGCCGCCGCAAGCATGAATTTTCTGCTTGGATGGCTTATGAAATCGGGAAAACCCGAAAAGAAGCAGACGCCGATTCAGCGGAAGCGATCGACTTCCTTGAATATTACGCGCGCCAAATGGTGGAGCTTAAAGATGGGGAAGCGATTAACAGCCGGTGGTTTGAACACAACCAATATACGTATCAGCCACTTGGCGTCGGCCTGACTATTTCCCCATGGAATCTGCCTTTTGCCATCATGGCAGGAACGACCGTCGGTCCGATGGTCGCCGGCAATACAATCTTGCTTAAACCGGCAAGCCTGACTCCGGTCATCACTTATAAATTTTTAGAAGTGCTTGAAGAAGCCGGCATGCCAGCAGGAGTCGTCAATTACATCCCCGGAAGTGGCCGGGAAATCGGTGATTATCTCGTCGAGCATCCAAAAACCCGTTTTGTTAATTTTACCGGCTCCAAAGAAGTGGGGATCGGGATTTACGAAAAGGCAGCGAAAGTTCAGCCAGGGCAAAATTTCTTGAAAAAGACAGCCATTGAAATGGGCGGAAAAGATACCATTATCGTTGACAATGAAGCAGATCTCGACCTTGCTGCAGAGTCAATCGTGCAATCGGCTTACGGTTTCAGCGGACAAAAATGTTCCGCATGCTCGCGTGTCGTCGCTCATGAAGACGTCTACGAAGAGGTATTAAAAAAAGTCACCAAGATGACCGAAGAATTAGCGGTCGGAAACCCGGTGGATGAAGCAACGTATATGGGACCGGTGTGTGAGCAGTCCGCTTACGAAAAAATTCTCGATTACGTTGAAATCGGGAAAAACGAAGCGCGCCTCGTCACCGGCGGCAGTGGTAATAATGAAAAAGGGTATTTCATCCAACCGACAATTTTTGCCGATGCGGATCCGAACGCACGCATCATGCAGGAAGAAATTTTCGGACCCGTTGTCGCGTTTACAAAAGCGAAGGACATCCAAGAAATGATTGATATCGCCAACAATACGGACTACGGTTTGACCGGGTCGATCATTTCCAATAACCGTGCCCACCTGGAAAAAGCCCGTCGGGAATTTCATGTCGGCAACCTTTACTTTAACCGTGGTTGCACGGCCGCGATCGTAGGATACCAACCATTCGGCGGTTTCAAATTGTCCGGCACCGACTCCAAAGCCGGCGGACCCGGATATATCCTCCACTTTATGGACCCAAAAACCGTTTGTGACCAGTTTTAA
- the putP gene encoding sodium/proline symporter PutP produces MTIEIPTLITFIIYIIGMAICGIIFYRLTTNMSDYVLGGRSLNGWVAALSAGASDMSSWILIALPGTIMLNGMSEIWLPMGLTIGAYLNWQFLAKRLRRYTEIANDSITIPDFLENRFRDNSRVLRNVSAIFILIFFAFYTSSGLVGGALLFSSTFGWDYQVALWIGAFAIVSYTFLGGFLAISYTDFFQGMLMLLALVTVPIVAIMELGGWNNTVTHVAAIDPAYLDAFAGTSLIAIISLLAWGLGYFGQPHIITRFMAIRSERDVPVGRFVGMTWMTISLFGAIFVGFVGIAFFQGAGPGSALEDTETVFIMFSQVLFNPWVAGILLAAILSAIMSTIDSQLLVSSSALAEDIYKGLFRPHASQKEVVWIGRFGVLIIALIATFLAMDPESTVLELVEYAWAGFGAAFGPVMLFSVFWRRMTAWGAISGIVTGGLTVILWNFFEGGLFDLYEIVPGFVLGSLAIILVSLLNQRPGDDILEEFDFVENAVYDEDNKRYVHKD; encoded by the coding sequence GTGACCATTGAAATCCCGACACTGATCACTTTTATCATCTACATCATCGGTATGGCCATTTGCGGGATCATCTTTTATCGCTTAACGACGAATATGTCTGATTATGTCCTTGGAGGCAGAAGCCTGAATGGATGGGTAGCGGCTTTAAGCGCCGGAGCATCCGATATGAGCAGCTGGATTTTGATTGCTTTGCCAGGCACGATCATGTTGAATGGCATGAGCGAAATTTGGCTGCCTATGGGCTTAACGATCGGGGCTTATTTAAATTGGCAATTTCTTGCCAAAAGGTTACGCCGCTATACAGAGATCGCGAATGATTCCATCACGATCCCAGATTTTCTCGAAAATCGTTTTCGTGACAACTCAAGAGTTCTAAGAAACGTTTCCGCTATCTTCATTTTAATTTTCTTTGCGTTTTACACTTCTTCCGGACTCGTCGGAGGAGCACTGCTTTTCTCCAGCACATTTGGCTGGGACTACCAGGTCGCTTTATGGATCGGTGCTTTCGCGATTGTTTCCTATACATTTTTAGGCGGCTTTCTCGCCATCAGTTACACCGACTTTTTTCAAGGCATGTTGATGTTGCTTGCCCTCGTAACCGTTCCAATTGTTGCAATTATGGAATTAGGCGGTTGGAACAATACGGTAACCCATGTTGCAGCGATCGATCCTGCTTATCTGGATGCTTTCGCGGGTACATCGCTAATTGCCATTATTTCTCTGCTCGCTTGGGGACTTGGGTACTTCGGGCAACCCCATATCATTACTCGCTTTATGGCCATTCGTTCCGAGCGTGATGTTCCGGTAGGGCGTTTTGTCGGCATGACATGGATGACCATTTCTTTATTTGGGGCGATTTTCGTCGGTTTTGTCGGTATTGCCTTTTTTCAAGGGGCGGGGCCGGGAAGCGCTCTCGAAGATACGGAAACCGTCTTTATCATGTTTAGCCAAGTCTTGTTTAACCCTTGGGTGGCCGGAATTTTGCTCGCGGCGATTCTTTCGGCCATTATGAGTACGATTGATTCCCAATTGCTCGTGTCGTCCAGTGCCTTGGCGGAAGATATTTATAAAGGGTTGTTCCGTCCCCACGCATCCCAAAAGGAAGTTGTTTGGATCGGCCGATTCGGTGTGCTCATCATAGCTTTAATTGCTACATTCCTTGCCATGGACCCTGAAAGCACTGTTCTCGAACTGGTGGAATATGCCTGGGCAGGCTTTGGTGCGGCCTTTGGACCGGTGATGCTATTTAGCGTCTTCTGGCGCCGCATGACCGCTTGGGGAGCCATCTCCGGGATTGTCACCGGGGGACTTACGGTGATCCTGTGGAATTTCTTTGAAGGCGGTCTTTTCGACCTCTATGAAATCGTCCCCGGGTTTGTGTTGGGGAGCTTAGCGATTATCCTCGTAAGCTTGCTTAATCAGCGGCCGGGCGATGATATTCTTGAAGAATTCGACTTCGTTGAAAACGCCGTGTATGACGAAGATAATAAAAGATATGTCCATAAAGACTGA
- a CDS encoding proline dehydrogenase family protein encodes MQNISRNFFSYLSKNKLLNKSAKRWGLQLGASKVVAGLNVENAIETIKDLNDSGRMVTLDHLGEFVNEEQEARDAMEAGLHTLDVLHEHGVHSTLSVKLTKLGLDIDENLCRQHISALAHQASIYGNEINIDMEDYARYEQTLSILHSLREQYDNVGTVLQSYLHRGVDDVHALAGIPLRIVKGAYKESPAVAYQKKDDVDRHFLQMVEAHMLNESYTAIATHDHELIDEVKAFAARNHIPREMFEFQMLYGFRNDLQQSLVNEGYRFRTYVPFGRDWYGYFMRRLAERPQNVTFALRGMFSK; translated from the coding sequence ATGCAGAACATATCCCGAAATTTTTTCTCCTATTTATCGAAAAACAAACTATTGAATAAAAGCGCAAAAAGATGGGGATTACAACTAGGTGCTTCAAAGGTGGTTGCAGGGTTAAACGTGGAAAACGCAATCGAGACAATCAAAGATTTAAACGACAGCGGCCGCATGGTTACCCTCGATCACTTAGGCGAGTTTGTTAATGAGGAACAGGAAGCGCGGGACGCGATGGAAGCAGGGTTGCATACGCTAGATGTTCTGCATGAACATGGGGTGCATAGCACCCTTTCCGTGAAGTTGACCAAACTCGGATTGGATATCGATGAAAATCTTTGTCGCCAGCACATTTCCGCGCTCGCCCACCAAGCTTCCATTTATGGAAACGAGATTAATATCGATATGGAAGACTATGCCCGATATGAACAAACGCTCTCCATCTTGCACTCTTTGCGAGAGCAATACGACAATGTCGGGACGGTATTGCAATCCTATCTGCACCGAGGGGTTGATGATGTACACGCGTTAGCGGGCATCCCCCTTCGTATCGTCAAAGGTGCTTATAAAGAATCCCCGGCGGTCGCCTATCAAAAGAAGGACGACGTTGACCGTCATTTTTTGCAAATGGTAGAGGCGCATATGCTAAACGAGAGCTATACAGCGATCGCAACCCATGATCACGAACTCATTGATGAAGTGAAAGCTTTTGCAGCGCGCAATCACATTCCTCGCGAGATGTTCGAATTTCAAATGTTGTACGGTTTTCGCAATGATTTGCAACAGTCGCTTGTAAATGAAGGATATCGTTTTCGCACGTACGTCCCCTTCGGAAGAGACTGGTACGGATATTTTATGCGCAGGTTGGCTGAGCGACCGCAAAATGTCACATTCGCCCTGCGGGGAATGTTTTCGAAATAG
- a CDS encoding sigma-54 interaction domain-containing protein has protein sequence MAELTLQERINVYEQLFDKLDLGIRVIDRERRPLIYNSKMRAIESMTLSDFTDRPFMDVFQFRDEKESRLIQALKYERSVEDKKQTYFNAKGEVITTINHVYPLSEDGKVVAAVEIAKDVSRMEQILRDKRTNEEGTRFQFQDLLGESDRFTEVVAQAKHSARTSSPVLIIGETGTGKELFAQSIHQQSDRGAKSFVTQNCAALPESLVEGILFGTAKGAFTGAVDRPGLFEQADGGTLLLDEINALPYHLQPKLLRVLQEKKVVRIGEAKERPIHVRLMATLNEDPIKAIDEQRLRQDLYYRLSVVSLFIPPLREREDDITKLARFFLRKYNNRFQLKVERLTDEALHLMQFYEWPGNVRELEHTMEGAMNFLSDETVMDVHHFPSHLRLRQSQRTADSPEAKSLPAQMAMFEQHLITQAMESYNDNVTQAAKSLGISRQRLQYKLDKYRK, from the coding sequence GTGGCCGAGTTAACACTTCAAGAACGAATAAACGTCTATGAGCAATTGTTTGACAAGCTAGATCTTGGCATTCGTGTGATTGACCGGGAAAGAAGACCGCTCATTTACAATTCGAAAATGCGAGCCATTGAGTCGATGACATTATCCGATTTTACCGATCGCCCGTTTATGGATGTCTTCCAATTTCGTGATGAAAAAGAAAGCCGGCTCATTCAGGCGCTGAAATACGAACGCAGTGTGGAAGATAAAAAACAGACGTATTTTAATGCAAAAGGCGAAGTAATCACGACGATTAACCACGTGTATCCGTTATCGGAAGATGGAAAAGTCGTTGCGGCCGTTGAAATTGCCAAAGATGTGAGCCGTATGGAACAAATCCTCCGCGATAAACGGACAAATGAAGAAGGAACCCGTTTTCAATTTCAGGACTTGCTCGGAGAATCTGATCGCTTTACAGAAGTGGTCGCACAGGCAAAGCACTCCGCCCGCACCTCTTCTCCCGTGCTGATTATCGGAGAGACAGGTACGGGTAAGGAACTGTTCGCCCAAAGCATCCACCAGCAAAGCGATCGCGGCGCCAAATCGTTTGTAACCCAAAATTGTGCAGCCCTTCCCGAGAGCCTTGTGGAAGGGATCCTTTTCGGGACCGCAAAGGGTGCGTTCACCGGCGCAGTGGACCGTCCGGGTTTGTTCGAACAGGCAGATGGAGGAACGCTGCTTTTGGACGAGATTAACGCACTCCCCTATCACCTTCAACCGAAACTTTTACGCGTCCTGCAAGAAAAGAAAGTCGTTCGCATCGGTGAAGCGAAAGAGCGGCCAATCCATGTCCGTTTGATGGCAACGTTGAATGAAGATCCCATAAAAGCAATTGATGAGCAGCGCTTGCGCCAAGACCTTTACTACCGTTTGAGTGTGGTGAGTTTATTTATTCCGCCATTACGCGAACGAGAAGACGATATCACGAAGCTTGCCCGCTTTTTTTTACGAAAATACAACAATCGTTTTCAGTTAAAGGTTGAACGGCTCACGGATGAAGCGCTGCATTTGATGCAATTTTATGAGTGGCCCGGAAATGTGAGGGAATTGGAGCACACAATGGAAGGAGCAATGAACTTTCTATCAGACGAAACGGTGATGGATGTTCATCACTTTCCCTCCCATCTCCGTCTGAGACAAAGCCAAAGAACCGCTGATTCCCCAGAAGCGAAATCTTTACCCGCGCAAATGGCTATGTTTGAACAACACCTGATCACACAAGCAATGGAATCATACAACGATAATGTCACCCAAGCAGCGAAGTCACTTGGCATTAGTCGCCAGCGCTTGCAATATAAATTGGACAAATACCGCAAATAA
- a CDS encoding AI-2E family transporter, whose protein sequence is MKLRKWLLRALFVLILLACIYFLYLLTPVWKPILTSIGKIILPFLLAGLFAYLLHPIINFLQRQGFPRWTSVLLIYVLFFGGGAWLLIEMAPVLVRQYSAFVNELPGWIQTFESGWVSIHRQIDTLPPMIHDQVEEGVVQLEANGEDMLEGVMEQWPAILEGIVMLFLLPFLIFYLLKDLDAFEKAATYVVPERWQANGKKFVQAVDHALGFYIRGQIVVSLCVGALSVSALWIVQLPYPLILGIFMGMTDLIPYVGPYIGAVPAVIVALGVSWQTVLFTIIAITIVQQLESNVLSPYIMGKSAHLHPLLILLALLIGYEFAGFIGLLIAVPLFVIIGEVVRVFRKKEENEEAQ, encoded by the coding sequence ATGAAATTACGGAAATGGTTGCTTCGCGCTCTGTTTGTGCTCATTCTATTGGCTTGCATCTACTTTCTGTACTTACTAACGCCTGTATGGAAACCGATCTTGACCAGCATTGGGAAAATCATCCTTCCATTTCTGCTTGCGGGGTTATTCGCGTACCTTTTGCATCCAATTATAAATTTTCTGCAGCGGCAAGGTTTTCCCCGGTGGACTTCTGTGTTGCTCATTTATGTGTTGTTTTTTGGCGGAGGCGCTTGGTTATTGATTGAAATGGCACCGGTATTGGTTCGACAGTATAGCGCGTTTGTCAATGAACTCCCGGGTTGGATTCAAACTTTCGAATCCGGTTGGGTCTCCATTCATCGCCAGATCGATACATTGCCTCCGATGATTCATGATCAAGTGGAAGAGGGCGTTGTGCAATTGGAGGCCAACGGGGAAGATATGTTGGAAGGAGTGATGGAACAATGGCCCGCGATTCTGGAAGGGATTGTCATGCTTTTTTTGCTCCCTTTTTTAATCTTTTATTTGTTAAAAGACTTAGATGCATTTGAAAAAGCTGCAACCTATGTTGTTCCCGAACGATGGCAAGCAAACGGAAAAAAATTTGTGCAAGCGGTCGATCACGCGCTCGGCTTTTATATTCGGGGACAGATTGTCGTTTCTCTGTGTGTAGGCGCTCTTTCAGTCAGTGCGTTGTGGATCGTTCAGCTTCCTTACCCCTTGATTCTCGGGATTTTCATGGGAATGACGGATTTGATTCCTTATGTCGGACCCTATATCGGCGCGGTGCCCGCTGTCATTGTAGCGCTTGGTGTGTCATGGCAAACCGTTCTATTCACTATCATCGCCATTACCATTGTGCAACAATTGGAAAGCAATGTGCTGTCCCCCTATATAATGGGAAAAAGTGCCCATCTTCATCCATTGTTGATTTTACTGGCGTTATTAATCGGCTATGAATTTGCCGGTTTTATCGGGTTACTCATCGCCGTGCCGTTGTTTGTCATCATCGGCGAAGTCGTGCGGGTCTTTCGGAAAAAAGAAGAAAATGAGGAAGCTCAATGA
- the recD2 gene encoding SF1B family DNA helicase RecD2 codes for MMNEEWKASMDKITGTVSHVIFRNEKNGYTVLNIHVDDATPAVDASSISVVGHFPFPPEEDLLTFYGQFHEHERYGRQFNMELYEPYIPEGKPAVIQYLSSERFPGIGKKTASRVVAELGESAIDKILHQPNLLYDIPDIKRQQADVLTERLMEEQEIAGVMSRLITYGFGTELATKIIQAYKGETLNVVEKDPYQLVQDIEGIGFQKADALGVQLGIAPTEKKRLRAGLLFSLWQMSQSVGHVYLPVDFWIEEALKVLNYRNLEVDATMLQKEIVELDEEGTVAVPDERAYILSLFFAEKGLATNVNRLLDTEIQETFAEDLYLKTLGELEQDFDITYAERQKEAVELALKSPLMILTGGPGTGKTTVIRAIVEMFKRMRGWNQRKEKKLPVLLAAPTGRAAKRMAEATGLKAFTIHKWLGWRGDEEEFLEHDEENPLEGELLIIDEASMIDLWLANQLFKAIPAGMQVIIVGDEDQLPSVGPGQVLGDLLRSEKIPAISLSAVYRQAEGSSIIDLAHDLKEAKLSADFTEAKPDRSFITCQGTSMPDVIIQICQKAMDKGYTARDIQVLAPMYKGTAGIHLLNERLQALFNPPKQGKRSMTYGDVPFRNGDIVLQLVNNPEDNVFNGDRGEIIALLKEKETEDGKEKLVVNFDGIEVYYEKQDLKQITLAYCSSIHKAQGSEFPIVIVPLSMSYRRMLKRNLLYTAITRARDSLIMVGEQRAFSLAAETNDQHSRYSHLHIRIQEASTNHENVKEGQY; via the coding sequence ATGATGAACGAGGAATGGAAGGCATCGATGGACAAAATTACCGGCACGGTGAGCCACGTCATTTTTCGGAATGAAAAAAACGGCTATACGGTTTTGAATATCCATGTTGATGACGCAACTCCGGCCGTTGATGCCTCCTCCATTTCGGTTGTCGGTCATTTCCCCTTTCCACCCGAAGAAGATCTGTTGACGTTTTACGGGCAATTTCACGAACATGAACGTTATGGTCGACAGTTCAACATGGAACTTTATGAACCGTATATTCCCGAAGGCAAACCTGCGGTCATCCAGTATTTATCCAGTGAACGTTTCCCCGGCATCGGAAAAAAAACCGCTTCCCGTGTCGTTGCTGAACTAGGCGAATCAGCGATTGATAAAATCCTTCATCAGCCCAACCTTTTGTACGACATTCCTGACATCAAACGTCAACAAGCGGATGTGCTCACCGAGCGATTAATGGAAGAACAGGAGATCGCCGGTGTGATGAGCCGCTTGATTACATATGGTTTCGGAACGGAATTGGCCACGAAAATCATCCAGGCTTATAAGGGAGAGACGCTGAACGTTGTGGAAAAAGACCCCTATCAGCTCGTGCAAGACATTGAGGGCATCGGTTTTCAAAAGGCCGATGCGCTTGGTGTTCAATTAGGCATTGCGCCGACGGAAAAAAAGCGGCTGCGGGCAGGGCTCTTATTTTCGCTGTGGCAAATGTCCCAAAGCGTCGGCCACGTCTATTTGCCGGTGGATTTTTGGATCGAAGAGGCCTTGAAAGTGCTGAATTATCGAAACCTTGAAGTGGACGCAACAATGTTGCAAAAGGAAATTGTCGAACTGGATGAGGAGGGGACGGTTGCTGTTCCGGACGAACGGGCTTACATATTATCGCTCTTTTTTGCGGAAAAAGGGTTGGCAACGAACGTGAATCGTTTGTTGGACACGGAGATTCAAGAAACTTTTGCGGAAGACCTCTATTTGAAAACGTTGGGTGAGCTGGAACAGGATTTTGACATAACGTATGCGGAGCGCCAAAAAGAAGCGGTAGAGCTCGCTTTAAAATCTCCCCTCATGATTTTGACCGGTGGTCCGGGCACGGGCAAAACAACGGTAATTCGCGCAATTGTGGAGATGTTCAAGCGCATGCGAGGCTGGAACCAACGAAAAGAAAAAAAGCTCCCCGTTCTACTTGCAGCGCCGACGGGAAGAGCCGCGAAACGAATGGCAGAAGCCACCGGCTTGAAAGCTTTCACCATTCATAAATGGCTCGGATGGCGCGGCGATGAAGAGGAATTTCTTGAACACGATGAAGAAAACCCGCTTGAAGGGGAGTTGTTGATCATCGATGAAGCATCCATGATTGATCTATGGCTCGCGAACCAGCTATTCAAAGCAATACCCGCAGGGATGCAAGTAATTATCGTCGGTGATGAAGACCAATTGCCATCCGTAGGGCCAGGACAAGTGCTCGGGGATTTGTTGCGCTCTGAAAAGATTCCAGCAATATCGTTGTCAGCGGTTTACCGCCAGGCTGAGGGATCCTCGATCATTGATTTGGCTCATGATTTAAAAGAAGCGAAGTTATCCGCGGATTTTACGGAGGCGAAACCGGATCGGTCGTTCATTACATGTCAGGGAACAAGCATGCCTGACGTTATTATTCAAATATGCCAAAAAGCGATGGATAAAGGGTATACCGCGCGTGATATTCAAGTACTTGCACCCATGTATAAAGGAACAGCCGGCATTCATTTGCTGAATGAAAGGCTGCAAGCCCTTTTTAATCCCCCGAAACAAGGAAAGCGGTCCATGACATATGGCGATGTCCCCTTTCGAAATGGCGATATCGTCCTGCAGCTCGTCAATAATCCCGAAGACAATGTTTTTAATGGGGACCGCGGCGAAATCATCGCGCTTCTTAAAGAAAAAGAAACGGAAGACGGGAAAGAAAAACTTGTCGTTAATTTTGACGGCATTGAAGTTTACTATGAAAAACAGGATTTAAAACAAATCACACTCGCTTATTGTTCCTCGATTCATAAAGCCCAAGGGAGTGAATTCCCGATTGTGATCGTCCCGTTATCCATGTCATACCGCCGGATGTTAAAAAGAAATTTGCTCTATACCGCAATTACGAGGGCGCGCGACTCGCTAATCATGGTCGGCGAACAGCGGGCTTTTTCATTGGCTGCCGAGACGAATGATCAACATAGCCGCTATTCCCATTTGCACATTCGTATACAGGAAGCAAGTACCAATCATGAAAACGTCAAAGAAGGACAATACTAA